The Maritimibacter sp. DP1N21-5 sequence GAAGCCGGTGCGCGGCGACCAGACCGCCAAGGGCAAGTCGGAAAACCTGCGCTACTACACCGATGAAGTGATCATCGACCAGGTGCGTGCGCCCGTCAGCCTCGGTGGCCGCATGTCGCGCAAGCGCACGATCCACGATCAGCGCATGGTCGCGAAGTCCCGCCAGACCGAGTATTGGGCGGCCTACATGGATCAAATCCACTTCATGTATCTGTCCGGTGGCCCCGGCATCAACGAGGACTTCATCGAATACGATGAGGTCACGCCCTTCGCCGGTCACGGTGGCAACGCCTTCGAGGCCCCCGACGCAGATCACATCATCTACGGTGGATCCGCGACGGCCAAAGCCAACCTCACGTCGAGCGACAAGATGACCCGCACGGTCATCGAGAAGTTCTCGAACAAGGCGAAGATGATGCGGGCGCGCAACCCGCAGCTTGCGAACCTTGTGCCGGTCGTGGTCGAGGGTGCCGAGCGCTACGTGGTCGTGATGACCCCCGATCAGTGCTACGACATGCGCACCGACACCGGCGCGACCGGCTGGCTGGAAATCCAGAAAGCCGCCGCCGCCTCCGAGGGCTCGAAAAACAAAATCTTCAAGGGCGGGCTCGGGATGATCAATGACGTGGTGCTGCACGAACACCACCACGTCATCCGCTACAACGACTATGGCGTCGGCACCAACGTGGATGCGGCGCGGGCCATCGCCCTTGGTCGTCAGGCGGGCGTAATCGCCTACGGCACCCCGGCGGGCAAACGCTTCCAGTGGGAAGAAGAGAAGGACGACTTCAACAACTCCGTCGACATCTGTTCGGGTGTCATCTTCGGCTTCAAGAAGTCGCGCTTCAACGGCAAGGACTTTGGCGTTGTCGCCATCGACACCGCCGCGACCGATCCCAACGGCTAAGGAACGCACCCCGCCGGGCTGATCCCGGCGGGGCTTCACTCTTCCGACCACAAGGAACACAGCGATGCTTCATCAATCTCCGCAGGCGAAGGGCAAGGCGCCCATCCCGTTCAACCCCATCGGCGGCACCGTCATGGCCGCCGTGTTCGAGGCCTCTTTCGCGTCGGTGGCCTATACCACCGCGACGGACGGTATCGAGCTGGGCGCAATCCCCGCCGAATGCACCGTCATTGGCGTGGAAGCCATCTCGTCCTCGCTCGGCACCATTTCGGTGGACGTGGGCTGGATCGACGGGACCTATGGCGACAACGACGACAGCCGCAACGTTGGTGACGAGTTCATCGACGGCGTGGCAATCACCTCGGCCCCGGCCAAGGCCACGACCCTTGCCTGTCTTGCCGAAGGCCGATCCGGCAACCTCCGGGCGCTCGGTGCCGTGCTCTCCGCCGATGTGGCGGCCGGCGCGGGCAAGAAGCTCACCGTGGTTGTCCACTACACCACCTGATCTCGCCGCGAGAAGCGAGTGACCGGCGGCACGCGGGGTTTTTTTCATCCTTTTCCGGCCCCGCGTGTCGCCACCACCAACCAGCGCCTAGAGGAGTTCCACCATGCCCCCGCTGAAAATCCAGACCACGCTTATCCGCCCGAACGGCTCGAAAATCGACATGGGCGACGGCATCGACTACCACTTCAAGCCCAACGAGCAGGGCCATCACGTGGCCGAGGTCGATGACACCGACCACCAGCAACGGCTCCTGTCCATTCCCGGCTACCGGCTCTATGACCCGGAACGCGCCGACATCAAGGACGTGACACCGCCGAGCGCGACCAAGAAGAAGGCCGCGACCAAGGAGCCCGAGGGCTTCGAGTGGCCGACCACCGAGGCTGGCACCGTCGATTTCGAGGCTCTGGCCGCCGATGTGGACCTGGCGCGCGATGCCTACAAGGAAGTGTTTGGCCGCGCGCCCAACGCCAAGGCGCACCCCGACACCATCGTTGCGAAAATCCGCGAGCGCATGGAGACGAAAGCCTCCGCCGAAGGCCGCACCAGCGCGCCTGCGGTCATTGATGAGGACGGCAACGTCACCGACGAGGGCAAGACCGCCATCGAGACCAAGACCGACAAAGACGACGACGCGGCAAAGACCGACGAGCAGTAACACCCCATCGGCGCGGCTCCCGTGGTCGCGCCGATCACCATAAGCGGAGC is a genomic window containing:
- a CDS encoding N4-gp56 family major capsid protein, yielding MQTVIPVGDPKAIRHYSTALAAETLLAMYWQKKFTGKGANNIIEQKDELEKDQGERIQFDLSVQLRQKPVRGDQTAKGKSENLRYYTDEVIIDQVRAPVSLGGRMSRKRTIHDQRMVAKSRQTEYWAAYMDQIHFMYLSGGPGINEDFIEYDEVTPFAGHGGNAFEAPDADHIIYGGSATAKANLTSSDKMTRTVIEKFSNKAKMMRARNPQLANLVPVVVEGAERYVVVMTPDQCYDMRTDTGATGWLEIQKAAAASEGSKNKIFKGGLGMINDVVLHEHHHVIRYNDYGVGTNVDAARAIALGRQAGVIAYGTPAGKRFQWEEEKDDFNNSVDICSGVIFGFKKSRFNGKDFGVVAIDTAATDPNG